A DNA window from Lusitaniella coriacea LEGE 07157 contains the following coding sequences:
- the urtA gene encoding urea ABC transporter substrate-binding protein — MAKQLGRRKFLIYGSAALGTSLLLKGCGGSDSSEVGTTESPDGDSSTVAASSGDTIKVGILHSLSGTMEISEKTVVDAEKLAIKEINEAGGVLGKQIEAVVEDGASDWDVFKEKAEKLIDQDNVVTIFGCWTSASRKAVLDVFESKEHMLWYPVQYEGQECSQNVFYTGAAPNQQIEPAVEWLMENKGETFFLVGSNYVFPKTANTIIKEQVKALGGEVVGEEYLELGDQEVTPIIAKIKQDLPDGGVIFNTLNGDSNAAFFKQMKGEGMGPDKYPVMSVSVAEEEVRQIGKEFLLGHYAAWNYFQTVETPENEKWVKAFKEEYGEDRVTNDPMEAAYIMVYLWKQAVEKAGTPDDLEKVREAAIGQTFDAPEGKVTMQPNHHISKTVRIGEINDEGLFDIVWSTDAPVDPVPWNQFVPSTKGYTCDWTATDKEDPGKFKKEE, encoded by the coding sequence ATGGCAAAGCAGTTAGGGCGACGGAAATTTTTAATTTATGGTTCCGCAGCATTGGGAACGAGCTTGTTGCTCAAAGGTTGCGGGGGGTCGGACAGTAGTGAAGTAGGAACGACAGAAAGCCCCGACGGGGACTCTAGCACCGTTGCAGCGAGTAGTGGCGATACGATTAAAGTCGGGATTCTCCACTCTCTCAGTGGCACAATGGAAATTAGCGAAAAAACCGTTGTCGATGCAGAAAAGCTAGCCATTAAGGAAATTAACGAAGCAGGTGGCGTACTCGGCAAACAAATCGAAGCCGTTGTTGAAGATGGCGCTTCTGATTGGGATGTTTTCAAAGAGAAAGCCGAAAAACTGATCGACCAAGACAACGTTGTAACTATTTTTGGCTGCTGGACTTCTGCGAGTCGTAAAGCGGTTCTCGATGTGTTTGAGTCGAAAGAGCATATGCTCTGGTATCCCGTCCAGTATGAAGGACAGGAATGTTCCCAAAACGTCTTCTATACTGGTGCAGCCCCCAACCAACAAATCGAACCCGCAGTAGAATGGCTGATGGAGAATAAGGGTGAAACCTTCTTCCTGGTGGGTTCTAACTACGTTTTCCCGAAAACTGCTAACACGATTATCAAAGAGCAGGTGAAGGCGTTAGGCGGCGAAGTGGTTGGGGAAGAGTACCTCGAACTCGGCGACCAAGAGGTTACGCCCATTATCGCCAAAATAAAACAAGACCTACCCGATGGCGGCGTTATCTTTAATACGCTCAACGGTGATAGCAACGCAGCATTCTTCAAGCAGATGAAAGGGGAAGGAATGGGCCCGGATAAGTACCCTGTCATGTCTGTAAGCGTTGCCGAGGAAGAAGTTCGACAAATTGGGAAAGAATTTCTCTTGGGTCACTACGCTGCGTGGAACTACTTCCAAACCGTCGAGACTCCTGAAAATGAGAAGTGGGTCAAGGCATTTAAGGAAGAGTACGGCGAAGATCGCGTGACCAACGACCCGATGGAAGCGGCATACATTATGGTGTATCTGTGGAAGCAGGCAGTTGAAAAGGCAGGAACCCCAGACGATTTGGAGAAAGTGCGGGAAGCTGCTATCGGTCAAACCTTCGATGCGCCGGAAGGGAAAGTGACGATGCAACCCAACCACCATATTTCCAAGACGGTGCGCATTGGCGAGATCAATGACGAGGGTCTATTTGATATTGTGTGGTCTACGGATGCGCCTGTAGATCCCGTTCCCTGGAACCAATTCGTTCCTTCAACGAAGGGTTATACCTGCGATTGGACGGCAACGGATAAGGAAGATCCCGGCAAGTTCAAGAAGGAAGAATAA
- a CDS encoding ABC transporter permease subunit: MLEQILEILFNVISIGSVLLLAALGLAIVFGLMGVINLAHGELMMLGAYSTYVVQQGFELWAKDALDYYLWVALPVAFIFTALVGVLLEKGVIRFLYGRPLETLLATWGVSLILRQFVRSVDGVLLIGIALFCLLFFGGMWVLRRRVNWESTRDRAIAILLPLSLAITSIASILLGKNEALTNKWFGSRNLDITFPSWLDENLSPENLPNWLAWLGNWMKSVGLEDFSVPRTRLFIIGLTIVCLLGVYLFLNRSNWGLRIRAVTQNRSMSACLGIPTRQVDAFTFALGSGLAGIAGCAVTLIGSVGPNMGGNYIVDAFMVVVVGGVGNLFGSILAALGISTANYLISVETFVPMFEALQTQVAFLKPLWESFVTFFEFFGTSSMAKVLVFALIIAFLQIRPAGIFPQKGRSVEL, from the coding sequence TTGCTCGAACAAATTCTAGAAATTCTTTTTAATGTCATTAGTATTGGTTCGGTTTTACTTTTGGCTGCTCTGGGGTTAGCCATTGTTTTTGGATTGATGGGGGTGATTAACCTCGCTCATGGAGAGTTAATGATGTTGGGAGCCTATTCCACTTATGTGGTGCAACAGGGCTTCGAGCTGTGGGCGAAGGATGCTCTCGATTACTATCTTTGGGTTGCGCTTCCGGTTGCGTTTATTTTTACGGCTTTGGTAGGCGTTCTGCTGGAGAAGGGGGTGATTCGCTTTCTGTATGGGCGACCTTTGGAAACGCTGCTGGCAACGTGGGGCGTAAGCTTGATTTTGCGGCAGTTTGTGCGCAGCGTCGATGGGGTTTTGTTGATTGGGATTGCGCTCTTTTGTTTGTTGTTTTTTGGGGGAATGTGGGTGTTGCGTCGTCGGGTGAATTGGGAGAGTACGCGCGATCGCGCGATCGCCATCCTTCTGCCCCTATCCCTTGCCATCACTAGTATTGCCAGCATCCTACTGGGTAAAAACGAAGCCCTCACCAACAAATGGTTTGGTTCTCGCAACCTCGATATCACTTTCCCCAGTTGGCTCGATGAAAATCTTTCTCCTGAAAACCTCCCCAATTGGCTCGCTTGGCTGGGAAATTGGATGAAATCCGTCGGGTTAGAAGATTTTAGCGTTCCCCGAACTCGATTATTCATTATTGGGCTGACAATCGTCTGTTTGCTTGGGGTATATCTCTTTTTAAACCGCTCCAATTGGGGATTGCGCATTCGAGCCGTCACGCAGAATCGCAGTATGAGCGCCTGTTTGGGAATTCCCACCCGTCAAGTGGATGCTTTTACCTTTGCTCTCGGTTCCGGTTTAGCGGGAATTGCTGGGTGTGCGGTCACTTTAATCGGTTCGGTCGGGCCCAACATGGGGGGAAATTATATTGTTGATGCCTTTATGGTGGTGGTTGTTGGCGGCGTTGGCAACCTCTTTGGCAGTATTTTAGCGGCATTGGGCATTAGTACCGCCAATTACCTGATTAGTGTTGAAACCTTTGTACCGATGTTTGAAGCGCTGCAAACTCAGGTGGCTTTCCTGAAACCCCTTTGGGAATCCTTTGTAACCTTCTTTGAATTTTTCGGCACTTCAAGTATGGCAAAAGTGTTGGTTTTTGCCCTGATTATCGCATTCTTGCAGATTCGACCTGCGGGGATTTTTCCTCAAAAGGGTCGTTCGGTCGAGCTTTAA
- the urtC gene encoding urea ABC transporter permease subunit UrtC, giving the protein MTEQAAPVQSTRKKKRQKLKREIIAIAVLGIILAVAMPAILYALNIGFRLKFLGRFLSLAIIALGIDLIWGYTGLLSLGHGIFFALGGYSLAMHLKVQDGELPDFMTQYGVDQLPWFWEPYQSFPFTLIAIVVLPMAVAGILGYLVFRNRIRGVYFSILTQAALLVFYYFFKGPIELFNGTNGLKTDSDTLFGAVVSSQSVQFVFYEVTVLLLIAAYLLCRWLTSGRFGRLLIAIRDDENRVRFSGYDPTGFKVVVFAISGALAGIAGALYSVQTGIVTPDNTMEVAFSIEMVIWVAVGGRGTLVGAILGAVLVSLARTLLSEKFPDFWLFFQGGLFLLVVTVLPDGIVGWFRGGGINRARSLFGFPKPVFTYPSLEEDPEVQKEREVFEETETR; this is encoded by the coding sequence ATGACAGAACAAGCAGCACCTGTTCAAAGCACCCGTAAGAAAAAACGGCAAAAACTTAAAAGAGAAATAATCGCGATCGCGGTTTTGGGTATAATCCTCGCAGTCGCCATGCCGGCAATCCTTTACGCCCTCAATATTGGGTTTCGCCTCAAGTTTTTAGGGCGATTTCTCTCCCTGGCCATTATTGCTCTCGGAATTGACCTGATTTGGGGCTATACGGGACTGTTGAGTTTGGGACACGGCATCTTTTTTGCCTTGGGGGGATATTCCCTCGCCATGCACTTGAAAGTACAAGATGGCGAACTGCCGGATTTTATGACGCAGTATGGGGTAGATCAATTGCCCTGGTTTTGGGAACCCTACCAATCCTTTCCCTTTACCCTAATTGCCATTGTGGTATTGCCGATGGCGGTGGCGGGAATCTTGGGATATTTAGTCTTTCGCAATCGCATTCGAGGGGTCTATTTTTCGATTTTGACCCAAGCGGCATTGCTGGTGTTCTACTATTTCTTCAAAGGACCCATCGAGCTATTTAACGGCACAAACGGGCTGAAAACCGATAGCGATACCCTATTTGGGGCGGTGGTCAGCTCCCAAAGCGTCCAGTTTGTCTTTTACGAAGTCACGGTATTGCTGTTGATTGCTGCCTATCTCCTCTGTCGGTGGCTGACTAGCGGGCGATTTGGACGGTTGTTAATTGCCATTCGGGACGATGAAAACCGCGTCCGTTTTTCCGGTTACGACCCGACGGGATTTAAAGTGGTTGTATTTGCCATTTCCGGGGCATTAGCAGGGATTGCCGGGGCGCTGTATAGCGTGCAAACGGGGATTGTTACGCCGGATAACACGATGGAAGTGGCATTTTCCATTGAAATGGTGATTTGGGTTGCAGTGGGGGGACGAGGAACGCTCGTTGGTGCGATTTTGGGTGCGGTGTTGGTAAGCCTCGCCAGAACGCTATTGAGTGAAAAATTCCCCGATTTCTGGCTATTTTTCCAAGGGGGATTATTTTTATTGGTGGTTACGGTGCTTCCCGATGGGATTGTGGGGTGGTTTCGCGGGGGAGGAATCAATCGCGCGCGATCGCTGTTTGGGTTTCCAAAACCCGTTTTTACCTACCCCAGTTTAGAAGAAGATCCGGAAGTGCAGAAGGAGCGGGAGGTTTTTGAGGAGACGGAGACGCGGTGA
- the urtD gene encoding urea ABC transporter ATP-binding protein UrtD — translation MTEKILEIEDLTVAFDGFKAINQLNFSMDAGELRTIIGPNGAGKTTFLDAITGKVQPTKGQVRFKGRNLRRLSEHKISRLGIGRKFQTPRVYLNLTVRENLDLACNRNKNVLATLFQKPPARDRGHVGGLLETIGLTAKANLKADLLSHGEKQRLEIGMLVAQSPDLLLVDEPVAGLTDEETENVGALLIALAESHSIIVIEHDMEFVRQIARKVTVLHQGSVLCEGTMDEVQNDPRVIEVYLGEVPTITPQQMIILRIAATMAWSDGNLAPEEAEVILSRLSRQFATDSQQQEQLKEELQNHLTQNAKIESLVPQLEEVEDRQLALRLSYEAIASSRRTPNEPAINEEEATAYQRLLELLDLPPEVVQQIEAEVAAELRR, via the coding sequence ATGACTGAAAAAATTCTAGAAATTGAAGATTTGACCGTCGCGTTTGATGGGTTTAAAGCGATTAATCAGCTTAACTTCAGCATGGATGCGGGAGAGTTACGCACGATTATTGGGCCCAATGGTGCGGGAAAAACCACTTTTTTGGACGCGATTACGGGGAAAGTTCAACCCACCAAAGGACAAGTTCGCTTTAAAGGTCGCAATCTTCGCCGTCTTTCCGAGCATAAAATTTCTCGCTTGGGAATCGGTCGCAAGTTCCAAACCCCAAGGGTTTATCTCAACCTGACGGTACGAGAGAATTTAGATTTAGCTTGCAATCGTAATAAGAATGTCCTTGCCACATTGTTCCAAAAACCTCCAGCGCGCGATCGCGGACACGTGGGAGGATTGTTAGAAACCATCGGCTTGACGGCAAAAGCCAACCTCAAAGCAGACTTACTTTCCCACGGCGAAAAGCAGCGTTTGGAAATTGGGATGCTCGTCGCGCAATCGCCGGATTTATTATTGGTAGACGAACCCGTTGCGGGATTAACCGACGAAGAAACGGAAAATGTCGGCGCACTGCTCATTGCACTCGCTGAGAGTCATTCAATTATCGTCATCGAACACGATATGGAATTCGTGCGGCAAATTGCCCGCAAAGTCACAGTATTGCATCAAGGATCTGTGTTGTGCGAAGGGACGATGGATGAGGTGCAAAACGATCCTCGCGTGATTGAAGTGTATTTGGGAGAAGTACCCACTATTACTCCCCAACAAATGATAATTCTCCGCATTGCGGCGACAATGGCTTGGTCTGATGGAAATTTAGCGCCAGAGGAAGCAGAGGTCATTTTATCTCGCCTCAGCCGCCAATTTGCCACAGATTCCCAACAACAGGAGCAATTGAAAGAGGAATTACAAAATCATTTAACTCAAAATGCGAAGATTGAGAGTTTAGTTCCCCAACTTGAGGAAGTTGAGGATCGGCAATTGGCACTGAGACTGAGTTATGAAGCGATCGCGTCGAGTCGCCGAACTCCCAACGAACCTGCAATTAACGAAGAAGAAGCCACTGCTTACCAAAGGTTGTTGGAACTCCTCGATCTTCCACCGGAGGTGGTGCAACAAATTGAAGCGGAAGTTGCAGCAGAATTGAGGCGATAA
- a CDS encoding L,D-transpeptidase gives MGSSAVFLLLGGGDAIASSPFSRELPPLGEATQFLPDVEETRLILRLRDRRVYYYIGDEILFSYPVAIGRKGWETPTGQFSILQKIPHPTWQHPFTQEIVPPGPENPLGVRWIGFWTDGQNYIGFHGTPNEELIGQAVSHGCVRMRNTDITALFEKVKLGTPVIVEP, from the coding sequence ATGGGATCGAGTGCTGTTTTTTTGTTGCTGGGGGGAGGGGACGCGATCGCGTCGAGTCCTTTTTCCAGAGAATTGCCTCCATTAGGAGAAGCGACGCAATTCTTACCCGACGTGGAAGAAACCCGTTTAATCTTACGTTTGCGCGATCGCCGCGTGTACTATTATATCGGCGATGAAATACTCTTTAGCTATCCCGTCGCGATCGGTAGGAAAGGTTGGGAAACTCCAACGGGTCAATTTAGCATTCTACAAAAGATTCCCCATCCCACTTGGCAGCATCCCTTTACCCAAGAAATCGTCCCACCCGGCCCTGAAAACCCCCTCGGCGTGAGATGGATCGGATTTTGGACGGATGGTCAAAACTATATCGGATTCCACGGTACGCCTAACGAAGAACTGATCGGACAAGCTGTGTCTCATGGTTGCGTGCGGATGCGGAACACCGATATTACGGCGCTTTTTGAGAAAGTTAAACTGGGAACCCCCGTCATTGTCGAACCTTAA